The Verrucomicrobium spinosum DSM 4136 = JCM 18804 DNA segment GAACGAAAGATCTTGCTAGGAAGCCCTGACGTAGGCCTCTCCACGATATTGGAACCGATGGGAAAAGCGAAGCAGGGGTTGCTCCAGCCACCGGAAGGAGAGGGCTGCCAGCGCCAGCGTGGCCACCAATGCGAGCGAGGTCACCCAAGCATCACTGAGGCTGACTAATTGTGGATTTCGACCCAAGATGAACCCATGGAGGAGTCCATTGACTGGTTGATGCAAAAGGTAGATGGCATATGACCGTACTCCAAACCAAACCAAGATTGGGTGGGCCAAGGCCCGTCCATGTGGAGAGTTTTGTCGGAGGAGAGTGAGCAAAATTCCCAGGCCATAGCCTAGGGCGAGTAGAAAGTGAGGTTGTGTGGTGAACCCGCCCCGGATCTTGATGAAGCAGCCTACTGCAAGGAGGGAGACCCACATGGCGGCTAGCAACCCAAAGTGCCTCGCAGCGACGGTCAGAAATTTTTGGTGCTGAAAACCAATCGCAAGGAGGGAGCCCATGAGTAGCGAGTCAAGGCGCCATGGAGTGTTCACGAATGCGTGAAAACCGGGACTGAGCCATCGAAGCGCAGGGGCGAACACGATCCCTGCCACCACAAGCGAGATGAATATTCGGCGCGGAAGGAGCACTGCCGCAAATGGCGCCAGGAGGTAAAACTGCTCTTCCACCGCTAGTGACCATGTAACGGCGATCCAATGGGGCCCCCAGCCCCCCTTGATTCCCATAAAGATGTTCTGGGTAAAGGTGGCGTACGCGCCCAAGGGAAGGGGGTTCTCAAAGAGTAAGCTAAAGCGAGGATCCTTAGGGAGCGGGGTGAGCGTGACGACCCCGACGAAGCTAGCAAATAGCAAATAATACAACGGGAGAATCCGGAATGCCCGCCGGATGTAAAAGGTGGCAAAAACGTTGGGCGAGTTTTTGGCCAAGAGAAGGATGTTTGTGATAAGAAATCCAGAGAGAACAAAAAATAGGTCTACGCCGCTCCAAGTGAACCCCAAGACCTTGGAGGCTACGCGAGCGAGTCGGTCAGAATCGGGTATCACTGAGCAACTGACGTAGTGCCAGACCAGCACCATGAGAATGGCGATGCCCCGGATCCCATCCAACTGTGGGATGCGCCGCAAATCAGGCATGAAAGAACTGAGCTGTGGGGAAGAGTTCACCGGTCAGGACTGGTCTGAGATCGGTGAAGCCATGCTGTGGAGTTCGTATTCTGACAAGGAGCAATGATCTAAAAATCGCCCTGCCGACGGTGATCAAAAACGGAAATGCTGGATGGCCCAGAATTTCACGGCCGCACGACGACGCGGCCATTGATATAGTCCAGACAGCGCTCCCGCAGCCCATGCTGGGAGGTCTTGGGGAAGTGCACGGTGATCCGCCCCATGCGGTAGCGCCGGTAGTCTGGCACCACCTCATCTGGGAGCCACAGGACCTGACACCAGGCGCGGCCTCGCATGGGGCCGCTGGCACACCGCACGTACTCGAAGGTCATCACCCGCTTGGGATGATGGGGCGCTTGCTCCGCATGGACGCGGGCAAGGTGCTCGCTGAAAGCTTCAGTGTAGATGACGCCGCAAGGCAGTCTGGCTAACGTGCAGGGCATTGGTCGCTGGGCTTATAGCACGATGGAGACCAGGGCGCGAGTGCTTTGGCGGGAGGAAATGCTGGGCCCGGAGCAGTGCGTCAGTGGGCTGTGCGTCAGTGGGCAAGGTGTTGGGAGTGAATTTGTACGGAGTGCAGGCTTCAGCCCAATGCCATCAGGGAAAAGCTGGTGAGGTCGATGATTTGCCTTTGGCGAACGAGCTGAGGGCTGAAAGCCCGGCATGATAGCAGCCTTGGGCAACGCCCAAGGTAGGCGCTCGTTTTAGATCTTGAGGGCTGTAGGCCCGACGTCATTCAGGGATGCTCGTCATAGGCAGACTTGATGACACCGGGCCTACAGCCCTCATGGGTAGTTTGGCCATCTATCCCTGGGGCGCTGCCCCATAAGCGCTAACTTAACATAGACATGGTAGGATTTTTTGGCTAGCGTGCGGCATGCCCTCCTTGCCCGATGAGAACTGGGATTACCTTTTGAGTCTGCTTCCGGAGAATTGGGAGTCATTGGCCAAGACGACCGGGGCCGTCCAGCGCCTGCGTGGCGCGGAGTCTTTGAGCAGTCTGTTGCGTGTTTTACTGCTGCATGCAGGTCACGGCTGTTCTTTGCGCACTGCTTCTGTGGTAGGCAAGGCAGCAGGCTGGATCAGCATGTCTGATGTGGCCCTGCACAAGAGGTTTGCTCTGTGCGAGGGGTGGCTGCAGCAGCTTTGCGCAGGGCTTTTTGCCCAAAGTCGGTTGCAACTGCCGGCGGCTTACCGCGGCTTGAAGCTGCGCTTGGTGGATGGCACGACCATCAAGGAGCCCGGCGCCACGGGCAGTCAATGGCGCATCCACTACAGCTTGCGAGTGCCTGATTGGCATTGTGACTTTTTCCGTCTCAATCCAGTCAGGGGCTCTGGCAATGGCGAATCGCTCAAGCATTTTGAAGTTGCCCCTGGAGACTGCTTCTTGGCAGACCGCGGCTTTAGCCACCTGTTGGGGATCGAGCATGTCTATCGGGGCGGGGCGCATGTGATCATGCGGCTTAACGAACAAAACACCCCATTGGAAGATGAGCAGGGACGTCCAGTTGTCCTGCTGCCCTGGCTCCGCAAGCTCAAGCAGCCGGGAGCGGCGGCGGGCCTGGATCTTTGGGTGCGCCCACGTAAGGAGGACTCCTTGGAAAAGCGTGTGCCAGTGCGTCTGTGCGCCGTGCGCAAAAGCGTGGAAGCTGCCGCTTTGGCACAACGCAAAGTGCAGCGACGCGCTCAACAAGATCAGACCAAACTGCGCGCAGCCACCTTGGAGCACACGGCTTGGATCGTGGTGCTGACCACCGTGCCAAGGGACACGCTGAGCGATGTAGAGGTGCTTCAATGGTATCGGGTGCGCTGGCAAATTGAACTGGCTTTCAAGAGGCTCAAATCACTGGGAGATGTCGGACACCTGCCCAAAAGTGATGAGCGATCCAGTCGAGCGTGGGTCTACGCCAAACTGCTCATTGCTTTACTCAGTGAAAAGATGCAGCGCCACGCGGCGGCCCTTTCCCCCTGGGGAGGACGTTGGCTGGAGAATGAAACGCCCCCGCAGCCACTGGCGGGAGACTGAGTGGCTCATTGAGTTGATCCAGGCGGCTACTTGGCCGCCGCTGCGAATCGCTGACTGTCTGAGTTCCTGGAATCAGATCGCTCAAGACTCGCCGAACGAAAGCGAAAAAGAATGCCGCGTGTTCAAAGCCTCTTAAGTTAGCGCTTATGGGGCGCTGCCCCAGGCTGGTATGACTCCGGACCGTTGGTCCTCAGTTTCATCATGCAACGGCGTTGATCGCGTTGCCCAACCTTTTCCCTGATGGCATTGGGCTTCAGCCTGCGGATGCTGGTGATTGGTGCTTGGTTCTGGGGGTGGGGAAACGAAAATGGCCGTCGGGGTGCGACGGCCATTTGAGAGGGAGGGCAGAGATTTGGGCGCGGCGATTAAGCGGCGAAGCGCTCTGCGACGGCATCCCAGTTCACCACATTCCACCAGGCGGCGATGTAGTCAGGGCGCTTGTTCTGGTACTTCAGGTAGTAGGCGTGCTCCCAGACGTCGATGCCGAGCAGCGGGGTGCCGGAGCCGTCCATGAGGGGGTTGTCCTGGTTAGGGGTGGAGGTGATGGCGACTTTGCCGTCTTTCTTCACCAGCCAGGCCCAGCCGGAGCCGAAGCGGCCCACGCCAGCCTTGGCGAAGGCTTCCTTGAAGGCGTCGAAGCTGCCAAAGGCGGCGTCAATGGCGGCGGCGAGTTCACCCTTGGGCGCGCCACCGGCGTTCGGGGCCATGATGTTCCAGAAGAAGGTGTGGTTCCAGTGGCCGCCACCGTTGTTGCGCACGGCGGTGCGGATGCCTTCGGGCACGCTGTTGATGTTCTTGTTCAGTTCGTCGATGCTGAGGGCCTCGAGCTGTGCGTTGCCAGCGATGGCGTTGTTCAGGTTCGTCACATAGGCGTTGTGGTGACGGCCGTGGTGGATTTCCATCGTCTGGGCGTCGATGTGAGGCTCGAGGGCGGCTTTGTCGTAAGGAAGAGGAGGCAGGGTATGGGCCATGGTGTGGTTCCGTTCAGTGTTTTAGGTTTGAACTCGGGAAAAGTGCTAGCAGGGATACGCCACGCGGCAAGGGAAGGTTTGGGGATTGGTGCGGTGACAGGGGAAATACGAAGAGCATCGCGGAGCAGTTGTCCAATGGACCTGTGAAAAGTGGTCATGTGTGTGTTTCCCCGTTTGAACCGGATGTCTTCGGACGTTAGTAGGGGCTTCATTCACATTTCGTACACCTTTGCATGACCCTGCCTGAACCGAGCGCGACCGGTGATATTCTGAAGGCCTTCTTGAGCATTCTCTTTGAGGGGGCTCCCTACATCCTGGTCGGCACTTTGCTGTCGGGGTTTATTGATGCCTTCCTCCCTGCGAAGCTCCTGGAGCGTGTGCTCCCGAAGAATCGTGTCCTCTCCACCTTTGCGGCGGGCTTTCTGGGGCTGGTGTTCCCAGTGTGTGAGTGTGCGGTGGTCCCGGTGGTGCGAAGGCTGGTGCAGAAGGGGTTGCCGATCTCCTGCGGCATCACCTACCTGTTGAGTGCCCCTATCATCAACCCCATCGTCATCGCGAGTACGCTCACGGCCTTCAAGGAGTTCCAGAAGATAGACGGGGTGTTTGGCATCGGGAATGCAACCATGACGCTGTCCCGCATCACCCTGGGCTACGCGGTGGCCGTCATTGTGGGGCTGGTGCTGATCCGGAAGAAGCCGGCGGATGTGCTCACAGACGCAGTGGTCCGGGGCATTGGCAAGGGGGCGGCGGCCAATGGCGCGCCCCAGACCTTCGATGCGAAACTGACGCATGCCATGCGCACGGCCATGCGGGACTTCCTGGACACGGCGATGTACTTCACCATCGGGGTGATCATCACCGCCGCCTTCAACACGCAGGTGGACCAGAGCAAGATCACGGCGGTGGCGGGGAATGAGCTCTTTGCAGTGCCCTCGCTCATGGGCCTGGCTTTTGCCCTGGCGCTGTGCAGCACGTCGGACGCGTTTATCGCCGCGCCCATGGACAGCTTCTCCAATGCGGCCAAGCTGGCGTTCCTGGTCTTCGGCCCCATGTTGGATGTGAAGCTGGTCTTCATGTACTCCTCGGTTTTCCGCCGGAAGTTCCTGGTCGGGCTGTGTGCGGCCATCTTCCTGCTCGTGGCTCTGCTTTGCGAGCCGTGGGCGAAGTGGGTGGGCAAGCTTTCCAACAAGCCGGTGCCCACTGCTGTCTCAAGTATGGGTGCAGGTGGGCCCGCGGGTGCTCCTGCTGCGGCCCCGGCCTCACCTCCAGCACCCGCGTCCGCCGTATCTCCCTCATCTTCAACTGAAGCCAAACCATGACGAAACGCACTGCCATTCATGTGACCAGCGTTCTGCTCCTGATGTTGTGGGGCGCAGTAATGCTCTACTTCTATACCAGCGGCCGACTGGTGAACTACCTGCCTGCAGACGGGATTTTCCGGCCCATGGTCTTGGTGGCCGGTATCGGTCTCATGATCCTGGCGCTGTTCAATCTGGTTACGACCACGGCGAAGGAAGCGGATTGCTGCTCGGATGACGCAGACGCAGGCGGATGTTGTGGTCACGACCACGACCACGACCATGACCATGATCATGATCACGATCACGGACACAAGCATGATCACGCCCATGGCCACCAGCATGGGCATGTGCACGGGCCCGGGTGCAGCCATGAGCATGGGCATGGGCACAGTCATGGTCTTGAGGCTGCCTATGAAAAAGCTGCGGCACCTGTGCAATCGCAGGTGCATGTGCATGGTCTTGGCTGCGGCCATGGGCATCACGAGAATGAGGTGGCGCATGGGCGCACTCATGCTCATTCCCATGAACCAGGGGTGAAGCAAGGGTGCTGCGGTCATGACCATCACGACCATGGACACAGTCATGGCCATGATCATCATCACGACCATACGCATGATCATGACCACGACCATACGCATGCCCATGGCATTCTGGAGGAAAGCGGTGTGGTCGGCCGGTTGGTCGCCATTTTCCTGTTGGCGGTCCCGGTGAGCTACGCGGCGATCAACACGCCGGACCAGTTCAGCTCCCGGGCGGTGGTTAACAAGGGATTGTACAACCAGAACTATGGTCAGGGCGGGCTGGCCGACCAGTTCTCACTGAAAAAAGAGGCGGGTAATCGTGGGACGGGGAGTCCGACGATGGCAGGGACCTCTTCTGCGGACTCGCCTCCCGGCCCCCAGGCGGCCGCTGGACAGCCGGGG contains these protein-coding regions:
- a CDS encoding acyltransferase family protein; the protein is MPDLRRIPQLDGIRGIAILMVLVWHYVSCSVIPDSDRLARVASKVLGFTWSGVDLFFVLSGFLITNILLLAKNSPNVFATFYIRRAFRILPLYYLLFASFVGVVTLTPLPKDPRFSLLFENPLPLGAYATFTQNIFMGIKGGWGPHWIAVTWSLAVEEQFYLLAPFAAVLLPRRIFISLVVAGIVFAPALRWLSPGFHAFVNTPWRLDSLLMGSLLAIGFQHQKFLTVAARHFGLLAAMWVSLLAVGCFIKIRGGFTTQPHFLLALGYGLGILLTLLRQNSPHGRALAHPILVWFGVRSYAIYLLHQPVNGLLHGFILGRNPQLVSLSDAWVTSLALVATLALAALSFRWLEQPLLRFSHRFQYRGEAYVRAS
- a CDS encoding IS4-like element ISVsp14 family transposase, which translates into the protein MPSLPDENWDYLLSLLPENWESLAKTTGAVQRLRGAESLSSLLRVLLLHAGHGCSLRTASVVGKAAGWISMSDVALHKRFALCEGWLQQLCAGLFAQSRLQLPAAYRGLKLRLVDGTTIKEPGATGSQWRIHYSLRVPDWHCDFFRLNPVRGSGNGESLKHFEVAPGDCFLADRGFSHLLGIEHVYRGGAHVIMRLNEQNTPLEDEQGRPVVLLPWLRKLKQPGAAAGLDLWVRPRKEDSLEKRVPVRLCAVRKSVEAAALAQRKVQRRAQQDQTKLRAATLEHTAWIVVLTTVPRDTLSDVEVLQWYRVRWQIELAFKRLKSLGDVGHLPKSDERSSRAWVYAKLLIALLSEKMQRHAAALSPWGGRWLENETPPQPLAGD
- a CDS encoding superoxide dismutase, which produces MAHTLPPLPYDKAALEPHIDAQTMEIHHGRHHNAYVTNLNNAIAGNAQLEALSIDELNKNINSVPEGIRTAVRNNGGGHWNHTFFWNIMAPNAGGAPKGELAAAIDAAFGSFDAFKEAFAKAGVGRFGSGWAWLVKKDGKVAITSTPNQDNPLMDGSGTPLLGIDVWEHAYYLKYQNKRPDYIAAWWNVVNWDAVAERFAA
- a CDS encoding permease translates to MTLPEPSATGDILKAFLSILFEGAPYILVGTLLSGFIDAFLPAKLLERVLPKNRVLSTFAAGFLGLVFPVCECAVVPVVRRLVQKGLPISCGITYLLSAPIINPIVIASTLTAFKEFQKIDGVFGIGNATMTLSRITLGYAVAVIVGLVLIRKKPADVLTDAVVRGIGKGAAANGAPQTFDAKLTHAMRTAMRDFLDTAMYFTIGVIITAAFNTQVDQSKITAVAGNELFAVPSLMGLAFALALCSTSDAFIAAPMDSFSNAAKLAFLVFGPMLDVKLVFMYSSVFRRKFLVGLCAAIFLLVALLCEPWAKWVGKLSNKPVPTAVSSMGAGGPAGAPAAAPASPPAPASAVSPSSSTEAKP